The window CTTTTCTATCGGTTTTGCCTCCACAGGCAAAAATTAAAACAAATATTACTCCTATTACTATCTTCTTCATCCATTTAAAACTAACAAGGAATCATCGTGTGTCAACAGGTTCTGGTGTTGACTTTACCCCTGATTATTTTACAATTTCCTGCGCCGAAGTGGCGGAAATGGCAGACGCAGCGGACTCAAAATCCGCCGCCCAGCGATGGGCTTGTGGGTTCGACTCCCACCTTCGGCAGTTACTATTTAAAAACGGGGAAAGTTGCCACAACCGGACGATGGTCGGAAATCAGACGTAGATAATCAACCAGTTCATCATCCAGACGCAGCGTAGTTGTCCTCCCACCTGTGTACTCAGTCAGGACATCGCTGGTCACCAGAATATGGTCGAAAAGCACCCCGGAAGTAACAAGCGACCCATAAAACTCGTTTCCCGCCAGAGGTTGCGTCAGAAAGCGGTAATTAATTGTATCTGCAAGAAATGGTAAAAATACATTTTGTGGCTCAGGTTTATCCAATTCGTCATTCCAATCACCCGCAACTACAAAATCTTGTTCACCACCCCGTGCCAGTTGACTGTCAATGTACGTTTTAAGTAACCTACAGGCACCAGCCCGCCTTGCCCGGTCGGAAACACTCGACCCCGCTTTCAGATGTAAAACAATTAATCGGAAATCAAAAGTAGCGCCATTGCTTGATGCAGTAACCGTCATCACCAGCGGCGGTCGAGGAAAAGAGTCGTTCCCCCAGAAAATCTGGTGAACATCGCTCACATCAATCATCCCGCTCTTGTATATCACCGCCGTCTTCTGATAAAACGACCCGTAATTATCACGGGAATAAAATCCCTGATAATTGGGTAAACCTGCAAGAAGATTTAAAAAGGCAATTGTGTCTTCAATCTCCTGGATGCAATACAAATCCAAATCCATCCGCGGAATAATTGTCCTAAGTAACATCAAGGTAGAATCGCCATTCTTGGGAAAGTTCTGAATGTTCCAGGTAACGATTTCCAGTGTCGTATCGTCGCCCAGAGAAGGAATCGCACCGGGAAACTCAATACGAAAGGGCGCCAGTGCAACAATTGAACGGGCGCCCGAATCATCAACCGCCTGGAGGCAAAAAACATGACTCCCCCACGAAAGGTTATAAAGCGTTACCCCGGTAGATTCGGTCCAGATGCTCGGCGTCGTATCATCCAGACCGTAAAAGTAACCGACAATCCTACCATCAAAGTCGGTCCCCTGCCATTGAAATCGGGCTGAATCGACATCAGTAATGACGCTGGGTTTAATGGTAAACACAACCGTTGGTTTCCGATTGCCATTGGGTAATGGTTCGGTACAACTTAAAATAAGAATTAATCCCAAGAGCCACTTATTCATCAAAAAAAAGATTATCATTACCAGCCCCTATGTCCAGAATATGCTCTTCAATTAGATAACTCTAAACTCCTCTTTCCGTTTCATATTACATAACAAATAACAAACAGTTGATATTGAATACCGCTGTCTTCTTGACTCCATTTAAAATAGCCGGTATAATGCCCATTATGAATTGGTTGACATTTGGAATTGGGACAAACTTAGAAAAGGAGAAAGAAAGAAAGCGATGAACAATAAAGAAGTTGCCAATCTTATTGCCCAGATAGCACGAATCAGAAATGTCGATATTACTTATGTCTGCGAAATTCTGCGGATGAGCATCATCACCGGACTAAAGCGCCGCTTTGGGCCAAATACCGAAGCCGAGGTTACCATCAACCCGGAACAGGGCGAAATCAGGGTTTTTCTAACAAAAAAGGTTGTTGAGCGGGTTAACAATCCGGGACAGGAAATAAGTCTCGAAGAAGCAAAGGTTACAAACCCGACTGCCGGCATCGGTGATGTCGTACGCGTTGAAATGCCACTTGATGAACTGGGACGAATCGCCATTCGTAAGGCATCGGACGAGTTGATGCAAAAACTGCGTGAAGCAGAACGCGACCGCCTCTATGAAGAGTACAGCCGAAAGAAAGGCGAAATCGTTACCGGTACCATTCAAAGAATTGGCGAACGGGAAATCATCGTTAATCTCGGACTTATTGAAGCAACGCTCCTCAACCGCGACCAGTTAAAAACCGACCATTATCGTCAAGGACTACCGATTAAAGCCTATGTCTACAAAGTAGAGAAAACACCGATTGGTCCTCGGGTTTATCTGTCCCGAACCCATCCCGAATTTCTCCGCAAACTTCTTACCCGGGAAGTTCCGGAAATCAAAGAGGGGGTTGTTGAAATCAAGGCGATTGCCCGGGCACCCGGTTCTCGCTCAAAAGTTGCCGTCGCTTCGCTGGACGATAAAATCGACCCCATCGGCGCGTGTGTTGGTTACCGTAAGTCGCGCATTGAAAATATCATCAAAGAATTGTCCGGTGAGAAAATCGACATTATTCAGTGGAGTCGGGACATTCAGGTTTTTATCGCTCGTGCCCTCGGTCCAGCAAAAGTTTCTGAAATCGTCCGCGAGGGTGATACCTATTATGTTGTTGTTCCTGACGCCGAATTCTCCATCGCTATCGGCAAGAAGGGTCAGAATGTCTGGCTTGCCAGCCTCCTCACCAACACCAAGATTGAAGTCCTGAAAGAAAGTGATTACCGTAACCGCCAAATTATGAACCGGGCGGCAAAAATTTCCTTAAACGACCTGGGATTCTCGGAAGATTTAACGGCAAAATTCCAGGAAGCGGGCTTGAAAACCGCTTTCGATTTTCTCAACCTCCCGCCCGAAGAGTTAGTCCGCATAACCCAATTGAGTGACGACGAAATTAAAACCCTTAAAGAACAGGCGCGGGAAAAGATATGGTCAAGTTAAAAGTCTTTGAGGCTGCCAAACAGTTAAGCCTTTCCAGCGAGGCGCTGCTGGCGCTCCTCAAAGAACTAAATTTCCCTCCCCGGGGCTACACTTCTTACATTACCGAAACAGAATTTGAAGCGGTGAAACAGAAGCTCCGGAGAGAAAAACACCAGTTCAAAGAGTCGATCCGCCGCCGCAAACCACCGGAATCATCAGCGCTTAACACCCGAAAGATTGACGAAAAAGAGATCAATCAAAACCTAAAACAAACTTTAGCGAAAGTTTACGGTCGGGACAAAAAGAAACGAAAACCGACCCGGGAAGAACTTAAATGTGAACCTGTCGAATCAACCGGCACCGCCGCGGTTAAAATTACCCCTTATATGACCGTTACCGAACTGGCGCACGCTTTCAACATCCCGGTTTCGGAGATTATTAAAAAGTGTTTAGCCATTGGTTTACGCGCCACCGTCAATCATCGCCTCGACCTTGATACGATTATGTTAATCGCTGACGAATTCAAAATTGCGGTCCAGCAAGAGGAAGAGATTGAAAAGCCAATTGCAAGATGTGACTTTAGACCCCGACCGCCGGTCGTTGTTGTAATGGGACATGTTGACCATGGAAAAACCGCTTTACTCGACTACATCCGCAAGACAAAAGTGGCTGAACAAGAGGTTGGCAGGATAACGCAGCACATTGGTGCCTATGTCGCCCATTACGGCGACAAGCCGATTGTCTTTCTTGATACACCGGGGCACGAAGCGTTCACCGCAATGCGGGCACGCGGTGCCCAGGTGACCGATATTGCCGTACTTGTTGTCGCCGCCGATGAGGGCATTATGCCCCAAACGCTCGAAGCCCTTGACCACGCCCGGGCCGCCGGTGTCCCGATTATCGTTGCCATCACCAAGTGCGACCTGCCCACCGCAAACCCGGAACGGGTAAAAAGTCAGCTTGCCAACCACAATCTCCGGGTAGAAGAGTACGGTGGCCATACGGTGTGCATTGAAACTTCATCAGTTACCGGTCAGGGCATTGAGGCGTTACTTGACGCCATTGCTGTAGTCAGTCTGGAAATGAATCTCCAGGCCCCCTATGATGGACCAGCCCGCGGCGTGGTGATTGAAGCCCGAGTTGACCGGGGCCGGGGTAACATTGCCACCGTATTGATTCAAGAAGGGACATTAAAGCGCGGTGACCCTTTTGTTGCCGGTGAGCATTATGGCAGAGTGCGCGATATGCTCAACGAATCGTTCATCTCAATTGAAAACGCAACACCATCGATTCCTGTACAGGTACTTGGTTTTTCGGGATTGCCTCAAGCCGGCGACCGCTTTGAGGTAGTAGAAGATGAACGCACCGCGCGCGAAATCGCCCGGCGGCGATTACTCGCGAAACGCGACCGCATCCTTGCCGCCAGCAAGCCCAAAGTGTCTCTCGAGGCGCTCCAGGACCAGATTGCCAAAGGACAGGTCAAAGAGTTAAAAATCGTCCTGAAAACTGATGTCTCCGGCTCCGCCGAAGCACTGAAAGATGCCCTTGAAGGTTTGTCACTGGACGAAGTAAAAGTCAAAGTTATTCACTCTGGTGTCGGACCAATAACCCAGAACGATGTTCTTCTGGCTCAGGCATCAGAGGCAATTGTTATCGGTTTCAATGTCCGTCCTCTGGCTGACGCCCGCCAATTTGCTGAGCGTGAAGGGGTTGAAATTCGCACCTATCGAATAATCTACGCGGCAATCGACGATGTCCGGGCGGCAATGTTGGGTATGCTCGAACCGGAACAAAAAGAGGTAATCTTGGGGCGCGCCGAGGTCCGACAGGTCTTCTCCGCTCCGCGTATCGGTTTGATTGCCGGTTCCTTTATCACCGAAGGTAAAGCGGTCCGCGGTGCTCTGGTTCGGGTTATCCGTCAGAACCGAACAATTTTTTCCAGCGAGGTCGTGTCGCTGCGGCGTTTCAAGGATGATGTCAAGGAAGTTGCCACCGGCTACGAATGCGGTATCGGCATCAAGGATATAACTGACCTCAAGGAGGGCGACATCCTTGAATTTTATCAGATTGAAGAAATAAAGCGCGGTACACCCAGTTCAAACGAACGGGGAAGTTGACCGTATACGCCAACCGGCAGATGAGTGTTGGTTTACTACTGGTTGACTGCTTTCTCGGGAACAGTTTTTCATTAAAAGAAAAACGCCGGGTGCTATCCAGTTTAACCACCCACCTCCGGCGTGACTACAACATTGCGCTGTGCGAAGTTGAATACCAGAACCAGTGGCAGCGCGCGAAGTTAGCAATTGTTTTCGTTAATACCGAATGGCAGATGGTGCTCCAAAATGCCCAGAAAATCATCACCCGGATTGAACAAGATGGCCGGGTCAGCGTCTTGAACTCGGAAATGACCCGCCTTCGTTAACGCAAAAATAATAAAACCGCAACTCCAACGAGCCAGCAGTAAAATCCAAATAAAAAGAACCAGCGGCTGAGTACAAACCGCCGTAAAAATAGAATCATAAAAAAACCAACCACCCCCGCCGTAACGATACCCAGGATTACCGGTCCCAAGGCAATGACGGAAAAGTCAAAGCGCAGCAGTTCAAAAATCGCCGCACCCACCGTAATCGGTACCGCCAGCAGGAAAGAAAATTCAAATGCCTGATACCGACTGATTCCCAGCAATAGTGCCAGACCGATTGTTGTCCCGGAACGGGAAATTGCCGGTAGTATCGCTGTCGATTGAATCAGCCCGATCAACAGTGCTTCTTTCCAGTTAACAGACTTGGTGCCATTCGGGGCATACCGCGTGGCAAAAAGTAAAAAACCATTGAGTAAGAAGAACATGCCGATTAATTTTGCGCTGGTAAAAATGTGCTCAACCAATTCACCCATCAACACCCCGACAACTACCGCCGGCAAAGAGCCGACGAGCACCATAAAAATCAGCTTCCGGTTGCAATTACGCTCCTGTTGCTCGCTGGAAAACGCTCCCCGCACGACCTCTTTTAGCCTACCGGCAAAGAACGCAATAAGCGCAACTGCGGTACCAAGATGAAGGGCGGCGGTTAGATTAACCCTCACCTTTTCGGGGATGTTCCACAGATATTGCAAAACCGCTAAATGGCCATCGCTCGAAATCGGCAGGATTTCGGTAACTCCTTGCACTAAACCCAGAACAAAGCTTTCTAACCAGCCCATTTAAAAACCCGCTTCAAAACTAAAATGGACCTTACCCTGCCAGACACTTTTCGCCCAACCCAGACCATAATCGATTCCCACAACCCCAACTTTTGTCCGCCACCTGCCGCCCAATCCATACCCTGCTAAAAACTGACAATTACCCGCCGAATTCTGGAAAGTCCCGGCATCAAAGAAAAGCTGTGCTCGGGTCATTGTTGAAAAATTATACCTTAACTCACAATTCCACCAGCCCGCTTTAGGTGTAACAAAGAGCCCATCCCGATAGCCGCGAACATTTAAAATTCCCCCCATTCGATAAAGCTCCGGTACAACCATTTCATAATTGGCAAACGCCAGACGGCAGGCAAAACGGTTAACCAACACGAAATTTCCCGTTAAAGGGATAAACGGCTCCAAATCTATCTCAACCTTTGTTATCACTTCATTTTTCTCTTTGTTAATGCGCTGCCCGGCACGGGTAAAAACCCGTGCCCAAAGACCACGGCGCGCATTGACGATTCTGTCCCGACTGTCAAAAGTCAAACCGCTTCCCAGCCAGCGCGTTGTGTTACTCTCTTGCCCTGCTGTTCGGTCCAGCCCGGCACCAACACTGAAACCGGTGTTACCCGCGGTGAATGTGCCTGTTATCGACAAAGTAGTAAAGGAGTAACTGGTGTCAAAAACATTATGCTCAACCGCTCCTTTTAATTCAACCGGTAGACGAAAAACCCAGGGTTCGGAATAAGTTAGACTGTAATAACTGAACCAGGGCACCGAACGCCATTCACCCTCCATCCTCCGGCCCGAGTTCAAAATATTCAAAAGCCGCAACCTTCCCCAACCGGTCCAGCGCCGTTCTTCAGGGAGATAACCCGCTACACCCAAAATCTCCCCCTTCCGATAAGTAGAAATCCAGTAACGCACGCCATAAGCGCCGTCGCGTCTCATTACAATATCCTGACTGTCAACAACCACCCAGCCGCTTCTTTCCACTCCTCTACGCCAGTTGTTAACAACCGCCGTGGAATACGGCACATTCTTTTTAAATCCGGCGTAGCGCATTAGTAACATTTCTGAATTTTGCGACTTACCACTAAAAGTTATAAAGTTTACCACCACTTTGGGTCCGGTATCAATCCGAATGACCGGAAACAAAAAGCCGGCGGTTTCCGCAACGCCCACAACTCCAACCCAGATCCAGGGATAACCTGCCTCGCGATAAAAGTTTGCTATTTTTTCTTCAAATTTATTTATCAGTTTTGCGTTTAAAACCGCTCCTTTAACAGGAGTTCGGGCAACCGCCCGTGGCGAAACTTCTGATATTCCTTCAAAAGACCAGCCGCCAAACCGGGCGCGTGCTATGCTGTCAATTAGATATGTTATCTTTACACCCTTTTCATTGACATCCGTTTCAACCGTTACTTGACGCACCCAGAAACCAAGGTCAAACAATCGCTGTCTTAATTCTTCCTTTCCGGCTTCAATCGCCTGAAAGTCGACAGTGTCACCGACTTTAATACCGGGCAACACCCCACGCGGCAAACCTTTACCATCAACCGAAAGCGAAACAACCCGATACCTCACATTGCTAATAGAATCTACCGCCGGTAATTCCAGCGGGAAAAGCAGTAATAGCGTCTGACTAACTGAGAAAAAGGTACTGACGCCAATCCTCCGGTATGTCTCCCAGCGCATTCAAGGCAAAGGTCACATAATGGGGTGCCTTGGGTTTCCGGCGTAGTTTCATATTTGCCTGCGCTGGGGTGCGATTCCCCTTTCGGGCATTACATTGCGGGCAGGCGCAAACCATATTTTCCCACGAATCGTTCCCCCCCATTGATTTCGGAATAACGTGGTCGGCGGTCATCACCGGTCCCCGTGCGCCACAGTACTGACAGGTGTTATTGTCGCGGCGCAGGATGTTTCTTTTGGTTAAAGGGACTTCCCGGCGCTTAACCCGCACATAATAGTTCAACCGCAGCACACTCGGCAGGGGAAAACTCATCTTAACCGTGTGCAACTCGACTCCAGCATTCTCTACCGGCTCTGCTTTGCGGGTCAGGACCAAAACCAAAGCCCGTCTTGTGCGACAGACGGAAATCGGCTCGTAGTTTTGGTTTAAAAGTAAAACCGGACGATTTAGCATCTCATCTCTAAAAACTACCGGACAAACAACTCCTTGTCAATAGCGTTGATACTTTTGTCGATATACTCAATCTGTGCCCGGGCGTAGCCGGCTAAAGTAGAATCGCTAAGCGCCTTCTGATAATAACCCCGCGCCTCTTCATACAACGCCTTAGCCGCACGCAGATTGGCGGTTGAAGTTTGGGCAAGATTAGTACCCCGTTTGCCATCGGCTTGTTTGCGCCGATTGTCACCCAGGTCAACATACGCCTGGAGTAAGTTCGGGTCCAAAGCCAGCGCCCGGCGCAGATTCGCATCCGAAGCCCCATAATTACCCTGCTCGCTCAACGCCTCTCCCTTGTAGAGATAGGCAATCGCAAGGGTTGAATCACTGGCAATCACCTCATCAAACTTCTTTATCGCATCCTTCATCTTGCCCTGGCGTGCCAGAATTAAACCCTGCCGCAACTTCGCCTGATAATTTGTCGGTTCCAGCGTCAAAATCGTGTCAATCTGTGCCAGCGCTCCTTTATAATCCTTCAACTCAACCATCGCATCAACCAGTTTCGCGCGTAAACTTGTTACCTGGGGAAACCGTGCCGCCAGCGGTTTCAAAGCTTCCACCGCCTCGCGATACCGCCCAACCTTATAGAGAAACTCGCCCCAGAGCCGTTGTACCGCCAGGTCATCCGGAAAACGCTTCAATGCTATTTGATAAATCGAATCAGCCTGGGACATCATTCCTTTACGCACATAAATATCGGCGACGCCGTTGTACAAATCAGCAAGACTTGAATCCTGTCTCAACCCCTCCTGATATACACCGAGCGCTTCATCGACTCGCCCCATCTCAAGGTACATATCACCCAGTGCCTCATAAGCCTTTGCCTTCCTGGGGTCTATTCTCATCGCCTTCCGATAGTACTCCTCGGCCTGACTTGCATCCCGTTTTTTCCGCCAGATATTACCAATTGCGATATACGGGTCGTAATAAAGCGAATCGTATGCCAGTGCCTGCGCAAAATTCTTGAGTGCCGATTCAAAATCTCCCTGCTGGTAATAGCCGGCACCGATGCTATAACTCTGTTGCGCCGAGTCGCGCCTTGCCTGCAACTGCTCCTCGGAAAATTTGGTAACTGTCTGCGTCGGGGCACATCCAGTGCTGAGTGCTCCTCCAATGAACAGCGCAACCATTACAAAAAACCAGAAATTTTTCATCTCAGCTCCTTTTCGTAAACTTCAAGCAACACCTTACTCCTTCAAACTATGGAGCCGACGGGATTCGAACCCGTGACCTTTTGACTGCCAGTCAAACGCGCTCCCAACTGCGCCACGGCCCCAGAATGGTAACCCGTCAATAACAAGCACGGCTTAACCAAACTTTATTAAGTTTTACCCAATTTCCATCCAAAGTCAAGGTATGCTTGATGTTATGACCCCTGCGTAACTGTCGCGGTTCGGTTTCTATTTTGCCATTTGCAATTTTTCCCCTCTATTTGTATACGAAAAATCAACAAAAAGTGACAAAAAACCACCCACCCAGTAGTCCGGGAGCAGTTCTGGAGATAGCCCCTGACGCGCCCTTTATAAACCAAGGTAAGATACCGTAGAAGCCTGATGGCGCGGTGGTTGGAATCGCGCCCTTCGGTTATACCTTAATAACAATTCATCAGGTTATATTCAGAACCCTATTCGCCATCATCTTTTAAATAATAAACCGGTTAACCTTGTGTGCTGTTGCTATTACCATTTACCCCTGTGCCATCAGGTGTGCCTTAGAGGCTATTTTCCAGTCTGTGGTCCAGTGCGTTGTGTCAGCCCTGAAATAGACCCCGCTCTTTGCCCATTTAATTGTACCACAGCGAAAACCTTTTAAACTGCGTTGCTTTGCCCTGGCGGGCAATAAAAAGGTAGGACAAATTGACTTGACTGACAAACATCAATTAATATCATTTAGCAGATGAGAGAACTGAGTTCCATTCCGATTTATTTTCCCCGTGCCGGTAGCAAAAACACCGCTCAAACCATCGCCCTTGCCCTGAACCGCGCCCTTGAACTCAACATCAAACACCTCATCGTCGCCTCCACCACCGGAAAAACCGCCCTCAACTTAATCCGCCAGGCAAAAAAGGGATTTAACATCGTCTGCGTTACCCATCATTCCGGTTTTGCCCAGCCGGGCAAATCAGAACTTTCTCTAGCAACCGAAGCCCGGCTGAAAGCATCCGGCGTCGCCGTTTTACGAACGACCCATCTCTTTGCTGGAATTGACCGCGCCCTGCGCCTCAAATTCGGCGGTGCGGGTCCTGCTGAGGTAGTCGCCAGCGCATACCGTACCCTGGGCGAAGGCGTTAAAGTGGCGATTGAAATCTCGGTAATGGCACTTGACGCCGGCCTTGTTCCCTATGGCAAAGACCTCATCAGTATCGCCGGCACCGGTTCGGGCGCCGACACTGCAATCGTTATCCAGCCTGCTCATTCCAGCCGCTTTTTTGAAACGAAGGTAAGAGAAATCATCTGCAAACCAAGGAATTTTTAGGAGGAGACTAATAATGAGTGACTGCCCTTTTTGTTCAATCGTCGCCGGTAAAGCACCCTGCCGTAAAGTATATGAAGACGAGCACACCTTGGGGTTTTTGGACCTTTACCCCATTTCCCGCGGTCACTGTCTTGTCATCACCAAAAAGCATATCCGCCTGTTTACCGACATCCAGCCCCAGGACAACATCGCCGGACCTTTTCTCCGTGCCTGCTACCTCGTTGCCCGCAAGATAAAAAACGCCTTAGATTGCGAATATGTCACGATGCTCATTCGGGGCACCAGGGTACCTCATCTCCATATGTTACTCGTCCCGACAATCCGAAACGAAGAAAACATCCTTGACAAAACGCTCAATCTGCACCACTTCTGTCAGGTGCGCCTTAAACCACAGTTTTCTGAAGCCGAGTTGGATGCCATCGCCGAAAAGATAAGAGCCGCTGCCCCCTAAAAGACCCCAGAAAGATACGGGGCGAAAGCCCGCCCCGTATCATTAATACCGATTACCGGTCTGCGCTATTTCACAACCAGTTTCCGGGTCACGGTGTATTCGCCATCCAGTTTCAGAAGATAGACACCGCTCGGCAACATCCGCAGGTTCACCGTCGCCCGGGCGCTTCCCAGCGGCTGACTCAACACCATTCTGCCCGTCGCATCAAAAATCTGAACTCGCATCCCTGGTGTTGTACCCGAGATGAACAGCACACCCTGACTTCCTGTTGGATTAGGCGCAATGGTCAGCGAACCGGGCTCGTTTTGCACCGTACCCATTACGCCGCTTTTATCCGGAACATCGGCGAAGAGAGTATCGGCGGAAACATAACACCACAACTCCGGTGTCTTATTCCCTTTCAGGGCAAAGAAAATCCCATCCTCATAAAGCACGATGTCGCCCCCACCTTTCACCCGCTTCTTCCTTCCCGTCGAGCCAACCGAAGGCATCGTATCCAGTTCCACCCAGGAGTCGCCCAGTGCATCGTAACGCCAGAACTCGCAGGTGTTGCCGCCTTTGAGCGCATAGATTGCATCATTGTACCAGGCACCAGAACTGCCATCCTTACACTTCTTTGTCTTGCCCAACTTTCCGATAAATGGCATTCCGGATAAAGACTGACTGAACCAGGTATCGGCAAGGACATCGTACTTCCACAACTCGTGCACCTTGGATTTATGGGCATAAATGTAAAACTGATTTTGTCCCGGTCGCGCG is drawn from candidate division WOR-3 bacterium and contains these coding sequences:
- a CDS encoding endonuclease/exonuclease/phosphatase family protein — its product is MNKWLLGLILILSCTEPLPNGNRKPTVVFTIKPSVITDVDSARFQWQGTDFDGRIVGYFYGLDDTTPSIWTESTGVTLYNLSWGSHVFCLQAVDDSGARSIVALAPFRIEFPGAIPSLGDDTTLEIVTWNIQNFPKNGDSTLMLLRTIIPRMDLDLYCIQEIEDTIAFLNLLAGLPNYQGFYSRDNYGSFYQKTAVIYKSGMIDVSDVHQIFWGNDSFPRPPLVMTVTASSNGATFDFRLIVLHLKAGSSVSDRARRAGACRLLKTYIDSQLARGGEQDFVVAGDWNDELDKPEPQNVFLPFLADTINYRFLTQPLAGNEFYGSLVTSGVLFDHILVTSDVLTEYTGGRTTTLRLDDELVDYLRLISDHRPVVATFPVFK
- the nusA gene encoding transcription termination factor NusA; protein product: MNNKEVANLIAQIARIRNVDITYVCEILRMSIITGLKRRFGPNTEAEVTINPEQGEIRVFLTKKVVERVNNPGQEISLEEAKVTNPTAGIGDVVRVEMPLDELGRIAIRKASDELMQKLREAERDRLYEEYSRKKGEIVTGTIQRIGEREIIVNLGLIEATLLNRDQLKTDHYRQGLPIKAYVYKVEKTPIGPRVYLSRTHPEFLRKLLTREVPEIKEGVVEIKAIARAPGSRSKVAVASLDDKIDPIGACVGYRKSRIENIIKELSGEKIDIIQWSRDIQVFIARALGPAKVSEIVREGDTYYVVVPDAEFSIAIGKKGQNVWLASLLTNTKIEVLKESDYRNRQIMNRAAKISLNDLGFSEDLTAKFQEAGLKTAFDFLNLPPEELVRITQLSDDEIKTLKEQAREKIWSS
- the infB gene encoding translation initiation factor IF-2 encodes the protein MVKLKVFEAAKQLSLSSEALLALLKELNFPPRGYTSYITETEFEAVKQKLRREKHQFKESIRRRKPPESSALNTRKIDEKEINQNLKQTLAKVYGRDKKKRKPTREELKCEPVESTGTAAVKITPYMTVTELAHAFNIPVSEIIKKCLAIGLRATVNHRLDLDTIMLIADEFKIAVQQEEEIEKPIARCDFRPRPPVVVVMGHVDHGKTALLDYIRKTKVAEQEVGRITQHIGAYVAHYGDKPIVFLDTPGHEAFTAMRARGAQVTDIAVLVVAADEGIMPQTLEALDHARAAGVPIIVAITKCDLPTANPERVKSQLANHNLRVEEYGGHTVCIETSSVTGQGIEALLDAIAVVSLEMNLQAPYDGPARGVVIEARVDRGRGNIATVLIQEGTLKRGDPFVAGEHYGRVRDMLNESFISIENATPSIPVQVLGFSGLPQAGDRFEVVEDERTAREIARRRLLAKRDRILAASKPKVSLEALQDQIAKGQVKELKIVLKTDVSGSAEALKDALEGLSLDEVKVKVIHSGVGPITQNDVLLAQASEAIVIGFNVRPLADARQFAEREGVEIRTYRIIYAAIDDVRAAMLGMLEPEQKEVILGRAEVRQVFSAPRIGLIAGSFITEGKAVRGALVRVIRQNRTIFSSEVVSLRRFKDDVKEVATGYECGIGIKDITDLKEGDILEFYQIEEIKRGTPSSNERGS
- a CDS encoding DUF503 domain-containing protein, which encodes MSVGLLLVDCFLGNSFSLKEKRRVLSSLTTHLRRDYNIALCEVEYQNQWQRAKLAIVFVNTEWQMVLQNAQKIITRIEQDGRVSVLNSEMTRLR
- a CDS encoding undecaprenyl-diphosphate phosphatase, translating into MGWLESFVLGLVQGVTEILPISSDGHLAVLQYLWNIPEKVRVNLTAALHLGTAVALIAFFAGRLKEVVRGAFSSEQQERNCNRKLIFMVLVGSLPAVVVGVLMGELVEHIFTSAKLIGMFFLLNGFLLFATRYAPNGTKSVNWKEALLIGLIQSTAILPAISRSGTTIGLALLLGISRYQAFEFSFLLAVPITVGAAIFELLRFDFSVIALGPVILGIVTAGVVGFFMILFLRRFVLSRWFFLFGFYCWLVGVAVLLFLR
- a CDS encoding BamA/TamA family outer membrane protein; its protein translation is MRWETYRRIGVSTFFSVSQTLLLLFPLELPAVDSISNVRYRVVSLSVDGKGLPRGVLPGIKVGDTVDFQAIEAGKEELRQRLFDLGFWVRQVTVETDVNEKGVKITYLIDSIARARFGGWSFEGISEVSPRAVARTPVKGAVLNAKLINKFEEKIANFYREAGYPWIWVGVVGVAETAGFLFPVIRIDTGPKVVVNFITFSGKSQNSEMLLMRYAGFKKNVPYSTAVVNNWRRGVERSGWVVVDSQDIVMRRDGAYGVRYWISTYRKGEILGVAGYLPEERRWTGWGRLRLLNILNSGRRMEGEWRSVPWFSYYSLTYSEPWVFRLPVELKGAVEHNVFDTSYSFTTLSITGTFTAGNTGFSVGAGLDRTAGQESNTTRWLGSGLTFDSRDRIVNARRGLWARVFTRAGQRINKEKNEVITKVEIDLEPFIPLTGNFVLVNRFACRLAFANYEMVVPELYRMGGILNVRGYRDGLFVTPKAGWWNCELRYNFSTMTRAQLFFDAGTFQNSAGNCQFLAGYGLGGRWRTKVGVVGIDYGLGWAKSVWQGKVHFSFEAGF
- a CDS encoding HNH endonuclease, with the protein product MLNRPVLLLNQNYEPISVCRTRRALVLVLTRKAEPVENAGVELHTVKMSFPLPSVLRLNYYVRVKRREVPLTKRNILRRDNNTCQYCGARGPVMTADHVIPKSMGGNDSWENMVCACPQCNARKGNRTPAQANMKLRRKPKAPHYVTFALNALGDIPEDWRQYLFLS
- a CDS encoding tetratricopeptide repeat protein — translated: MKNFWFFVMVALFIGGALSTGCAPTQTVTKFSEEQLQARRDSAQQSYSIGAGYYQQGDFESALKNFAQALAYDSLYYDPYIAIGNIWRKKRDASQAEEYYRKAMRIDPRKAKAYEALGDMYLEMGRVDEALGVYQEGLRQDSSLADLYNGVADIYVRKGMMSQADSIYQIALKRFPDDLAVQRLWGEFLYKVGRYREAVEALKPLAARFPQVTSLRAKLVDAMVELKDYKGALAQIDTILTLEPTNYQAKLRQGLILARQGKMKDAIKKFDEVIASDSTLAIAYLYKGEALSEQGNYGASDANLRRALALDPNLLQAYVDLGDNRRKQADGKRGTNLAQTSTANLRAAKALYEEARGYYQKALSDSTLAGYARAQIEYIDKSINAIDKELFVR
- a CDS encoding HIT family protein; this encodes MSDCPFCSIVAGKAPCRKVYEDEHTLGFLDLYPISRGHCLVITKKHIRLFTDIQPQDNIAGPFLRACYLVARKIKNALDCEYVTMLIRGTRVPHLHMLLVPTIRNEENILDKTLNLHHFCQVRLKPQFSEAELDAIAEKIRAAAP